A stretch of Microbacterium caowuchunii DNA encodes these proteins:
- a CDS encoding flavin reductase family protein codes for MSTITDTSAAQPLAIDAHRDSRAFRDALGRYPTGVAIVAATTSRGPVGLAVNSFASVSLDPPLISFCAMLTSASWLDIREIGGFAVSVLQLHHEPVARRFTQRGIDRFATSTWTSSPSGHPVLEDSLSWFDATVETVADAGDHEMVIARVRACSPAGDGSPLVFFSGRYGNLA; via the coding sequence ATGAGCACGATCACCGACACCTCCGCGGCGCAGCCGCTCGCTATCGACGCGCACCGCGATTCGAGGGCGTTCCGCGACGCTCTCGGTCGGTACCCGACGGGCGTGGCCATCGTGGCGGCGACGACGTCACGCGGCCCGGTCGGGCTCGCGGTCAACTCGTTCGCCTCGGTCTCTCTAGACCCGCCGCTGATCTCGTTCTGCGCGATGCTCACCAGCGCGTCGTGGCTCGACATCCGCGAGATCGGCGGTTTCGCCGTCTCAGTGCTGCAGCTCCATCATGAGCCCGTCGCTCGCCGGTTCACGCAGCGCGGCATCGACCGGTTCGCCACCTCGACTTGGACATCGTCCCCATCCGGACACCCGGTCCTGGAGGATTCACTGAGCTGGTTCGATGCGACCGTCGAGACGGTAGCCGATGCCGGAGACCATGAAATGGTCATCGCAAGAGTACGCGCCTGCTCGCCGGCCGGGGACGGATCCCCGCTGGTGTTCTTCAGCGGGAGGTACGGCAACCTCGCCTGA
- a CDS encoding pyrimidine reductase family protein has product MVVRRADERDSPPLDLSGIAALHAPPAGRRSPWIRANFVVSADGAAVGPDGRSGSLSSESDRLVFRALRCRADAVLVGAGTVRAEGYEGPLVDDEQVKWRVAHGLREQPVLVIVSGRLELDPAMLASSPVRPIVVTSMRPSEAEVRAMEKVAQVERCGGDRVDPAHLRDVLVGLGFYEVSCEGGPTFFGGMSAAAEIDELCLTVSPVLCGGLGSRMSVGDASALPLMLGHILVGDGGDLHLRYLRAES; this is encoded by the coding sequence ATGGTGGTGCGACGGGCCGACGAACGGGACTCACCGCCTCTCGACCTCTCCGGGATCGCCGCGCTTCATGCGCCGCCAGCGGGGCGGCGCTCTCCGTGGATCCGCGCCAACTTCGTTGTCTCCGCGGACGGAGCCGCAGTCGGGCCGGACGGGCGCAGCGGGTCGCTCTCGTCGGAATCGGACCGCCTGGTATTCCGGGCGCTGCGCTGTCGCGCCGATGCGGTCCTCGTCGGCGCTGGAACGGTGCGTGCTGAGGGGTACGAAGGGCCCCTCGTCGACGATGAGCAGGTGAAGTGGCGGGTCGCGCACGGTTTGCGCGAACAGCCGGTCCTGGTCATCGTGTCCGGACGTTTGGAGCTCGATCCGGCGATGCTCGCCTCCTCGCCGGTTCGTCCCATTGTGGTCACTTCGATGCGACCGTCTGAGGCGGAGGTTCGGGCGATGGAGAAGGTTGCTCAGGTCGAGAGATGCGGGGGCGATCGGGTGGACCCGGCCCACTTGCGGGATGTGCTGGTGGGGCTGGGCTTCTATGAGGTCTCGTGTGAAGGCGGCCCGACATTCTTCGGCGGCATGTCCGCCGCAGCGGAAATCGACGAGCTCTGTCTTACCGTCTCGCCGGTCCTCTGCGGTGGGCTGGGTTCACGCATGTCGGTGGGGGACGCGTCCGCACTTCCGTTGATGCTCGGGCACATCTTGGTCGGGGACGGGGGCGACCTGCATCTCCGGTATCTCCGAGCGGAAAGCTGA
- the folP gene encoding dihydropteroate synthase, protein MTNSEYSTPVALASATPRFTMEIPFFHDDVWRIGNKAFDFRRQVAVMAIVNRTPDSFHDQGANFALHRAIETSLRAVEDGADWVDVGGVPFGRGPEVSVDEEIERVLPVIEAVVSQSDVVVSVDTNRAVVAAEAIRAGAAVINDTSGFWDPEMPGVIARGGAAVILTHSLHPPRSEPVRPRYDDVVDAVRERLFALIGVARDAGISPDRLVIDPGHDLNKNTLHSLELTRRLPELVDLGYPLLVALSNKDFIGETLDRERGQRLIGSIAAAVACVLAGARIVRAHDVAATVDAVRMTESMLGLRPPVRVWHNNGQN, encoded by the coding sequence ATGACCAACTCGGAGTATTCGACGCCGGTGGCCCTAGCGAGCGCAACGCCGCGCTTCACTATGGAGATCCCGTTCTTCCACGATGATGTGTGGCGGATCGGGAACAAGGCATTCGACTTCCGTCGTCAGGTGGCCGTCATGGCCATCGTGAACCGGACTCCGGACTCGTTCCACGATCAGGGTGCCAATTTCGCGCTGCATCGGGCGATCGAAACGTCGTTGCGGGCCGTGGAAGACGGCGCGGATTGGGTCGACGTTGGCGGGGTTCCCTTCGGACGGGGCCCGGAAGTTTCCGTGGACGAAGAAATCGAGCGGGTTCTTCCGGTCATCGAGGCCGTGGTGTCGCAATCGGATGTGGTTGTATCCGTTGATACGAACCGTGCCGTCGTGGCAGCTGAAGCGATCCGCGCGGGTGCCGCGGTCATCAATGACACCAGCGGGTTCTGGGATCCGGAGATGCCGGGCGTGATCGCGCGGGGCGGTGCCGCGGTCATCCTGACCCACAGCCTTCATCCGCCGAGGTCAGAGCCCGTTCGGCCTCGGTACGACGATGTCGTGGATGCGGTCCGTGAACGGCTGTTCGCGCTGATCGGCGTAGCCCGCGATGCGGGTATCTCGCCGGATCGTCTCGTCATCGACCCCGGCCACGACCTGAACAAGAACACTCTTCACTCGTTGGAGTTGACCCGCCGTCTGCCTGAGCTGGTCGATCTGGGATATCCCCTTCTCGTCGCCCTCTCCAACAAGGACTTCATCGGGGAGACCCTCGACAGGGAGCGAGGTCAACGTCTCATCGGATCGATCGCGGCAGCGGTGGCGTGCGTCCTGGCGGGGGCCCGCATCGTTCGCGCCCACGACGTAGCCGCGACGGTCGATGCCGTGCGGATGACGGAATCGATGCTGGGCCTGCGTCCCCCTGTTCGGGTGTGGCACAACAACGGGCAGAACTGA
- a CDS encoding HNH endonuclease signature motif containing protein, producing the protein MQVIPLGDGMAELIATLPVTLAHAIHDRLTRQAKAVRDIRERAKAAVPLKDGLLDVVDSGCDGPTPDDPGAERELSPAEVIASDERTSDQIRADLLADMLLTGTPDTDPDVTGDGPGELGAIRAVVQVTVPVLTLLGRGEETADLAGAGPIDAATARRLAGGCPGLDRILTHPITGAVLTTDRYQPTTDLRRFLRARDHRCRFPGCRMPAIRCDVDHTHDYAYGGATEACNLEHLCRGHHSLKHATPWKVRQLADGVLEWTSPVGHTYTDHPPGAAIPGATAASLTGRPPVTFVPDGDPPPF; encoded by the coding sequence GTGCAGGTCATCCCGCTCGGGGACGGGATGGCGGAACTCATCGCCACGCTCCCGGTCACACTCGCCCACGCCATCCATGACCGGCTCACCCGCCAGGCGAAAGCCGTGCGCGACATCCGGGAACGCGCGAAGGCCGCGGTCCCGCTGAAGGACGGTCTGCTCGACGTCGTCGACTCCGGCTGCGACGGGCCGACGCCGGACGACCCGGGTGCGGAACGAGAGCTGTCCCCCGCGGAGGTCATCGCGTCCGATGAGCGCACGTCCGATCAGATCCGGGCGGACCTGCTCGCCGACATGCTCCTGACCGGCACTCCCGACACCGACCCCGACGTCACGGGTGACGGTCCCGGCGAACTGGGCGCCATCCGCGCGGTCGTGCAGGTCACCGTTCCCGTGCTCACCCTCCTCGGGCGGGGAGAAGAGACCGCGGATCTGGCCGGAGCCGGACCGATCGACGCAGCCACCGCCCGGCGCCTCGCCGGCGGCTGCCCCGGACTCGACCGCATCCTCACCCATCCCATCACCGGCGCGGTCCTCACCACGGACCGCTATCAACCGACCACCGACCTCCGACGGTTCCTGCGAGCGCGGGACCACCGGTGCCGGTTCCCCGGATGCCGGATGCCGGCGATCCGCTGCGACGTGGACCACACGCACGACTACGCCTACGGTGGTGCGACCGAAGCGTGCAACCTCGAGCACCTCTGCCGCGGACACCACTCCCTGAAACACGCCACACCCTGGAAGGTCCGGCAGCTGGCGGACGGAGTCCTGGAATGGACCTCCCCGGTCGGCCACACCTACACCGACCATCCCCCGGGCGCCGCCATCCCGGGCGCGACAGCGGCATCCTTGACCGGACGACCACCGGTCACCTTCGTGCCCGACGGTGACCCACCGCCGTTCTGA
- a CDS encoding peptidase M23, with the protein MARTASPPPSTRRRTPPAAAARKAAKPSPPRRRPTAAERRAREARARRIRIALITAISTVSAITLVLVVGVALLLGSAVRAFDDERTWDISDEAPALPPAAAYDTEQLANAAVIMRAGRDLLLPPRDQAIAVMTAMGESSLRNIDYGDWETNGVTNPDGSPTSSIGLFQQQDWWGTREQRLDPYTAATLFYQRMIKIPAAERETLAPTEVAHRTQINADPDHYTRYWPAAVRIVEDLSGTDTGLAPTSDR; encoded by the coding sequence ATGGCGCGCACGGCTTCACCCCCACCTTCTACGCGCCGCCGTACGCCACCCGCCGCGGCGGCGCGCAAGGCGGCCAAGCCGTCGCCGCCGCGCCGCCGGCCGACCGCCGCCGAGCGCCGCGCCCGCGAAGCCCGCGCCCGCCGCATCCGCATCGCGCTGATCACCGCCATCAGCACCGTGTCGGCGATCACCCTCGTCCTCGTGGTCGGCGTCGCCCTGCTGCTCGGTTCGGCCGTCCGCGCCTTCGACGACGAACGCACGTGGGACATCAGCGACGAAGCCCCCGCGCTTCCCCCGGCCGCCGCCTACGACACCGAGCAGCTCGCGAACGCCGCCGTCATCATGCGCGCCGGCCGCGACCTGCTGCTCCCACCCCGCGATCAGGCCATCGCCGTCATGACCGCCATGGGCGAATCGTCCCTGCGGAACATCGACTACGGCGACTGGGAGACCAACGGCGTCACCAACCCCGACGGCTCCCCCACCTCATCCATCGGACTGTTCCAGCAGCAGGACTGGTGGGGCACCCGCGAACAACGCCTCGACCCGTACACCGCCGCCACGCTCTTCTACCAGCGCATGATCAAGATCCCCGCCGCGGAACGCGAGACCCTCGCCCCCACGGAGGTGGCGCACCGCACCCAGATCAACGCCGACCCCGACCACTACACCCGGTACTGGCCCGCCGCCGTCCGCATCGTGGAAGACCTCTCCGGCACCGACACCGGCCTCGCGCCCACCTCGGATCGCTGA
- a CDS encoding epimerase, translated as MPEKPRAVVAGASGFVGTAVVDAFTADGYEVGTIGRTGAVTWADPAAIAALVDGSSVLVNMAGKSVDCRYTDRNRDEILRSRVDTTRALRQAVAAAAEPPAVWLNASTATIYRHAMDRPQTEADGELGEGFSVDVARTWEQEFFAGDLPRTRRVALRMAIVLGDGPATAMLLTLARLGLGGPQIDGWWFPHRRYRGIGPAPSGTARSSWHRTRGRQEFSWVHLQDAVDAIRFLRDRDDIDGPVNIASPRPTDNRTLMRTLRDTVGRRIGLPAFRWMLEPAMWVLRTEPELILKSRWVLPGTLTDAGFAFRHPELADATRDIVGR; from the coding sequence ATGCCGGAGAAGCCACGGGCCGTCGTCGCCGGAGCGAGCGGCTTCGTCGGCACCGCGGTCGTCGACGCGTTCACCGCCGACGGCTACGAGGTCGGCACGATCGGACGGACCGGCGCGGTCACCTGGGCCGACCCGGCGGCGATCGCCGCACTCGTCGACGGATCTTCCGTCCTGGTGAACATGGCCGGGAAGTCCGTCGACTGCCGGTACACCGACCGCAACCGCGACGAGATCCTCCGCTCCCGCGTCGACACGACACGCGCGCTCCGCCAGGCCGTCGCCGCGGCAGCCGAGCCGCCCGCCGTCTGGCTCAACGCCTCCACCGCCACGATCTACCGGCACGCGATGGACCGCCCGCAGACCGAGGCGGACGGCGAGCTCGGCGAGGGGTTCTCGGTCGACGTCGCACGCACCTGGGAGCAGGAGTTCTTCGCCGGCGACCTGCCGCGCACGAGGCGCGTCGCCCTGCGGATGGCGATCGTACTCGGGGACGGCCCCGCGACCGCCATGCTCCTGACCCTCGCCCGCCTCGGCCTCGGCGGACCGCAGATCGACGGATGGTGGTTCCCGCACCGCCGCTACCGCGGCATCGGCCCCGCCCCGAGCGGCACGGCGCGCTCCTCGTGGCACCGCACCCGCGGACGGCAGGAGTTCAGCTGGGTGCACCTGCAGGACGCGGTCGACGCCATCCGGTTCCTCCGCGACCGCGACGACATCGACGGGCCCGTGAACATCGCGAGCCCCCGGCCCACCGACAATCGGACCCTGATGCGCACGCTCCGCGACACCGTCGGCAGGAGGATCGGGCTCCCGGCGTTCCGATGGATGCTGGAGCCGGCCATGTGGGTGCTCCGCACCGAACCCGAGCTGATCCTCAAGAGCCGCTGGGTGCTGCCCGGCACCCTCACCGACGCCGGCTTCGCCTTCCGTCATCCCGAGCTGGCAGACGCCACGCGGGACATCGTCGGACGCTGA
- a CDS encoding alpha/beta fold hydrolase has product MTSSLPALTEVPDPQFVISGGNVRIATYTWGDEADPTVVLVHGFASSTRDNWVNTGWVRDLLRAGYRVLAIDQRGHGLSDKPHDARDYDVRRLVADVEVVLDTYLVDEASYVGYSLGARVGWEVTKDLPDRILRTVLGGVPDGVPLSRLDLDQARAFVEHGTPVEDRVTQNYVSLIERVPGNDLRALLAIAEGMRFSSAADPDPATAPGQPILFATGTLDAIIEGSRALAAACPQGRFVEIPGRHHFNAPGARAFREAAVAFLGES; this is encoded by the coding sequence GTGACGTCTTCGCTTCCCGCTCTCACCGAGGTCCCCGATCCGCAGTTCGTCATCTCCGGCGGGAACGTCCGGATAGCGACGTACACGTGGGGCGACGAGGCCGATCCGACGGTCGTGCTCGTGCACGGATTCGCTTCGAGCACACGCGACAACTGGGTGAACACGGGCTGGGTGCGGGATCTGCTGCGGGCGGGATACCGCGTGCTCGCAATCGATCAGCGCGGTCACGGGCTGAGCGACAAGCCGCACGACGCGCGCGACTACGACGTGCGCCGGCTGGTGGCCGACGTCGAGGTGGTGCTGGACACCTACCTCGTCGACGAGGCGTCGTACGTCGGCTACTCGCTGGGGGCCCGGGTCGGCTGGGAGGTCACGAAGGACCTGCCGGACCGCATCCTGCGCACCGTGCTCGGCGGGGTGCCGGATGGCGTGCCGCTGAGCCGGCTCGACCTGGACCAGGCGCGCGCATTCGTGGAGCACGGCACGCCCGTCGAGGACCGGGTGACCCAGAATTACGTGTCGCTCATCGAACGGGTGCCGGGCAACGACCTGCGGGCGCTGCTGGCGATCGCCGAGGGGATGCGGTTCTCCTCCGCCGCGGACCCGGATCCGGCGACGGCGCCGGGGCAGCCGATCCTCTTCGCCACCGGGACCCTCGACGCCATCATCGAGGGGTCGCGAGCGCTCGCCGCAGCGTGCCCGCAGGGCCGGTTCGTGGAGATCCCCGGGCGCCACCACTTCAACGCGCCGGGCGCCCGAGCCTTCCGGGAGGCTGCCGTCGCGTTCCTCGGTGAGAGCTGA
- a CDS encoding PadR family transcriptional regulator, whose amino-acid sequence MSDTEALDTHLQELRRGTIVLACLRLLVRPGYGYGLLEQLGAHGFPTDANTLYPLLRRLEKQGHLTSEWNTDEARPRKFYRTSAAGLALASALTDEFRAIATAIDNLPQE is encoded by the coding sequence ATGAGCGACACTGAGGCTTTGGACACGCACCTGCAGGAGTTGCGGCGCGGCACGATCGTCCTGGCGTGCCTGCGCCTGCTCGTGCGACCCGGGTACGGGTACGGCCTGCTCGAACAGCTCGGTGCACACGGCTTCCCCACCGATGCGAACACCCTGTATCCCCTGCTGCGCCGGCTCGAGAAGCAGGGGCATCTCACCAGCGAGTGGAACACCGACGAGGCGCGTCCGCGCAAGTTCTACCGCACAAGCGCAGCGGGCCTGGCCCTCGCGAGCGCCCTCACCGACGAATTCCGCGCGATCGCGACGGCGATCGACAACCTTCCGCAGGAGTGA
- a CDS encoding permease prefix domain 1-containing protein, producing the protein MTGKSSLTERYVAAATRTIAPRQRDDIAAELRASIDDQIGALVETGASADVAERTVLTELGDPDRLAADYRESPTWLIGPSVYFEWRKLLKLLMWIVVPVAAFGVALGQTLAGATIGEVIGSTVVAMIGVIVHLGFWVTLVFAILEHSGAQDAVAQTPWTPERLPEPSGTVFADTVASLVLLALGAGAVIWDRLIGFAPSHYPGLSILDPDLWPWWIAGLFVVMAAGAVLAIVNLRVGGWTVPTATANALMQVLLAVAAIWLLTQDRLINPDLWPTLITDGYAGEVASVMDTITGFVIAGVAIWSIIDGFLKARRR; encoded by the coding sequence ATGACCGGAAAGAGCAGCCTCACCGAGCGCTACGTCGCAGCGGCGACCCGCACCATCGCGCCGAGGCAACGCGACGACATCGCCGCCGAGCTCCGGGCCTCGATCGACGATCAGATCGGCGCGCTCGTGGAGACGGGGGCCTCGGCGGACGTGGCGGAGCGAACCGTGCTCACCGAGCTCGGCGACCCCGACCGGCTCGCCGCGGACTACCGGGAGAGCCCGACGTGGCTCATCGGGCCGTCCGTCTACTTCGAGTGGCGGAAGCTGCTGAAGCTGCTGATGTGGATCGTGGTCCCGGTGGCTGCATTCGGCGTTGCACTGGGGCAGACGCTCGCAGGCGCGACGATCGGCGAGGTGATCGGGTCGACGGTGGTCGCGATGATCGGAGTGATCGTGCACCTCGGCTTCTGGGTGACGCTCGTCTTCGCCATCCTCGAACACAGCGGAGCCCAGGATGCCGTGGCCCAGACTCCGTGGACCCCGGAGCGGCTCCCCGAGCCGTCGGGCACCGTATTCGCGGACACGGTGGCGTCACTGGTCCTGCTCGCGCTCGGCGCCGGGGCGGTGATCTGGGACCGATTGATCGGCTTCGCGCCGAGCCATTATCCGGGGCTCTCGATCCTCGACCCGGATCTGTGGCCGTGGTGGATCGCCGGGCTGTTCGTCGTCATGGCCGCGGGGGCCGTCCTCGCGATCGTGAACCTGCGCGTGGGCGGATGGACCGTGCCCACCGCGACGGCGAACGCGCTGATGCAGGTACTCCTGGCGGTTGCCGCGATCTGGCTGCTCACCCAGGACCGCCTGATCAACCCTGACCTCTGGCCGACCCTCATCACCGACGGGTATGCGGGCGAGGTGGCCTCGGTCATGGACACGATCACCGGCTTCGTGATCGCCGGGGTCGCGATCTGGTCGATCATCGACGGGTTCCTCAAGGCCCGGCGCCGATAG
- a CDS encoding SRPBCC family protein, which produces MARIIETVDVKAPIAAVYNQWTLFEQFPRFMSFVESITQTDDTHTHWKVKIGGAEREFDAEITEQHPEERIAWNSIGGEENHAGVVTFHKISDTETRVTVQLDWEPTGLLEKVGALVGVDDHAIKKDLENFKKLIEEVPAAGTEGWRGDVPR; this is translated from the coding sequence ATGGCACGCATCATCGAGACCGTGGACGTGAAGGCCCCGATCGCCGCGGTGTACAACCAGTGGACGCTGTTCGAACAGTTCCCGCGCTTCATGAGCTTCGTGGAGTCGATCACGCAGACCGACGACACTCACACGCACTGGAAGGTGAAGATCGGAGGCGCCGAGCGCGAGTTCGACGCCGAGATCACGGAGCAGCACCCCGAGGAGCGGATCGCCTGGAACAGCATCGGCGGTGAGGAGAACCACGCCGGCGTCGTGACGTTCCACAAGATCAGCGACACCGAGACGCGCGTGACCGTGCAGCTCGACTGGGAGCCGACGGGGCTCCTGGAGAAGGTCGGGGCGCTCGTGGGTGTCGACGACCACGCCATCAAGAAGGACCTCGAGAACTTCAAGAAGCTCATCGAGGAGGTGCCCGCGGCGGGTACCGAGGGATGGCGCGGCGACGTCCCGCGCTGA
- a CDS encoding FAD-binding and (Fe-S)-binding domain-containing protein → MNTELPPAIAAAVAEASRIKTRLIDRVAYAGDASHFLLTPQAVVVAADAAEVGGLLRAAAREGMPVTFRSGGTSLSGQGSGDGLMIDVRQRFRDIEVLSDGARVRVQSGATVRQVNARLAPYGFRLGPDPASEAACTIGGVVANNSSGMACGTDQNTYRTLESAVLVLPSGTILDTAAPDADAHLRAREPELVAGLLRLRDRVRQDPHSVEVIRKHFALKNTMGYGVNAFLDFDAPVELLRHLVIGSEGTLAFVAEATFRTVPIAPKVTTALAVFPSLHAATVALPGLTATGAATLELMDATSLRVGQRLPGAPAQILGFEVEDHAALLVEYHARTDEELRALSAAGSRVLTEAPLRTPAPLATDAAARTAAWSFRKGLYASVAGARPSGTTALLEDVAVPVPALAEACEGLQELFDRYGYADSVIFGHAKDGNIHFMLTDRFEGESALGRYLGFTEDMVDLVLAAGGNLKAEHGTGRAMAPYVRRQYGDELYDVMCEIKRLCDPARVLNPGVVIDDDPDAHIRSIKLAPPVEEEVDRCVECGYCEPVCPSRDLTLTPRQRIVVRRGIERARQSGDVSAVAQLEHDYDYAGVQTCAVDGMCQTACPVLINTGSLVKRLRREDANPVLAAGWKAAASGWGAATRAGAVALSAAKAVPAPLVTGATAAARAVLGEDTVPRYSADLPGGGAARRGATGVVGGGEGDPIAVYVPACVNSMFGAADGGDGVAFAFRRLLERAGVAVVVPEGVESMCCGTPWSSKGYAGGYDVMSRRVVERVREASRGGELPVISDAASCSEGFERMLRAEGVRVEDAVAFARRELLPRLSVTAPVASLVLHPTCSSRQMGLDPDLVAIAEAAAVTVDVPTDWSCCGFAGDRGMLHPELTASATAREAAEVAALGAQAHASCNRTCEIGMTRATGESYRHVLELLEEATRA, encoded by the coding sequence GTGAACACCGAACTCCCTCCCGCGATCGCCGCCGCGGTGGCGGAGGCGTCGCGCATCAAGACCCGGCTCATCGACCGCGTCGCCTACGCGGGCGACGCCTCGCACTTCCTGCTGACGCCGCAGGCCGTGGTGGTCGCCGCGGATGCCGCGGAGGTCGGTGGACTGCTCCGCGCGGCGGCGCGGGAAGGGATGCCGGTCACGTTCCGCTCCGGGGGGACGAGCCTGTCCGGCCAGGGCAGCGGCGACGGCCTGATGATCGACGTGCGGCAGCGATTCCGCGACATCGAGGTGCTCTCCGACGGGGCGCGGGTGCGCGTGCAGTCGGGCGCAACGGTGCGACAGGTGAACGCGCGTCTCGCCCCGTACGGCTTCCGGCTCGGGCCGGACCCGGCCAGCGAGGCGGCGTGCACGATCGGCGGCGTCGTGGCCAACAACTCCAGCGGGATGGCGTGCGGCACGGACCAGAACACGTACCGCACGCTGGAGTCCGCCGTACTGGTGCTGCCCTCCGGCACGATCCTGGACACGGCCGCCCCGGATGCGGACGCGCACCTGCGTGCGCGGGAACCGGAGCTGGTCGCCGGGCTCCTGCGGCTCCGGGACCGCGTGCGGCAGGATCCGCACTCGGTCGAGGTGATCCGGAAGCACTTCGCGCTGAAGAACACGATGGGCTACGGAGTCAACGCCTTCCTCGACTTCGACGCGCCCGTCGAGCTGCTCCGGCACCTCGTGATCGGATCCGAGGGGACGCTGGCCTTCGTGGCGGAGGCCACGTTCCGCACCGTCCCGATCGCGCCGAAGGTGACGACCGCGCTCGCCGTCTTCCCGTCGCTGCACGCGGCCACCGTGGCTCTTCCCGGTCTCACCGCGACCGGAGCGGCGACGCTGGAACTCATGGACGCGACCTCGCTCCGGGTCGGGCAGCGCCTCCCGGGTGCGCCGGCGCAGATCCTCGGGTTCGAGGTCGAGGACCACGCCGCACTGCTGGTCGAGTACCACGCGCGCACCGACGAGGAGCTGCGGGCCCTGTCCGCGGCGGGTTCCCGCGTGCTCACCGAGGCTCCGCTGCGCACGCCGGCACCCCTGGCCACGGACGCCGCCGCACGGACAGCGGCGTGGTCCTTCCGCAAAGGGCTGTACGCGTCGGTGGCGGGCGCGCGTCCGAGCGGGACGACGGCGCTGCTGGAGGACGTGGCGGTTCCCGTCCCGGCGCTCGCCGAAGCATGCGAGGGGCTGCAGGAGCTGTTCGACCGGTACGGCTACGCGGACAGCGTGATCTTCGGTCACGCCAAGGACGGCAACATCCACTTCATGCTCACGGACCGCTTCGAGGGCGAGTCGGCCCTCGGCCGCTATCTCGGCTTCACCGAGGACATGGTCGATCTCGTGCTCGCGGCCGGGGGGAACCTCAAGGCGGAGCACGGGACCGGGCGGGCGATGGCGCCGTACGTGCGTCGTCAGTACGGCGACGAGCTGTACGACGTGATGTGCGAGATCAAGCGGCTGTGCGATCCGGCGCGCGTGCTGAATCCGGGCGTCGTGATCGACGACGACCCCGATGCGCACATCCGCAGCATCAAGCTGGCTCCGCCGGTCGAGGAGGAGGTCGACCGCTGCGTCGAGTGCGGCTACTGCGAGCCGGTCTGTCCGAGCCGGGATCTGACGTTGACGCCTCGACAGCGCATCGTCGTGCGCCGTGGCATCGAGCGGGCGCGACAGTCCGGCGACGTCTCGGCGGTGGCGCAGCTGGAGCACGACTACGACTACGCCGGCGTGCAGACCTGTGCGGTCGACGGGATGTGCCAGACGGCGTGCCCGGTGCTGATCAACACGGGGTCGCTGGTGAAGCGACTGCGCCGTGAGGACGCGAACCCGGTGCTGGCAGCGGGCTGGAAGGCGGCGGCATCCGGATGGGGCGCCGCCACCCGTGCCGGGGCGGTGGCGCTGTCGGCGGCCAAGGCGGTACCGGCGCCGCTCGTCACCGGTGCGACGGCCGCGGCCCGCGCGGTGCTGGGCGAGGACACGGTGCCGAGGTACAGCGCGGACCTCCCCGGTGGCGGGGCGGCCCGCCGCGGAGCGACGGGAGTCGTCGGCGGGGGCGAGGGAGACCCGATCGCCGTATACGTCCCCGCCTGCGTGAACAGCATGTTCGGCGCGGCTGACGGCGGCGACGGCGTGGCGTTCGCCTTCCGGCGACTGCTCGAACGCGCCGGTGTCGCGGTGGTCGTGCCGGAGGGCGTCGAGTCGATGTGCTGCGGGACGCCCTGGTCGTCGAAGGGCTACGCCGGCGGGTACGACGTCATGTCGCGCCGCGTGGTCGAGCGCGTGCGGGAGGCGTCACGTGGCGGCGAGCTGCCGGTCATCAGCGACGCCGCCAGTTGCAGCGAGGGTTTCGAGCGGATGCTTCGTGCCGAGGGGGTGCGGGTGGAGGACGCCGTGGCCTTCGCCCGGCGGGAGCTGCTGCCGCGGTTGTCGGTGACCGCTCCGGTCGCGTCGCTCGTGCTGCATCCGACGTGCTCGTCGCGGCAGATGGGCCTCGACCCGGACCTCGTGGCGATCGCCGAGGCCGCTGCGGTCACCGTCGATGTGCCCACGGACTGGAGCTGCTGCGGCTTCGCCGGGGACCGGGGGATGCTGCATCCGGAGCTGACCGCGTCGGCCACCGCGCGGGAGGCGGCGGAGGTCGCCGCCCTCGGCGCACAGGCGCACGCGTCCTGCAACCGCACCTGCGAGATCGGCATGACGCGGGCGACCGGTGAGTCCTACCGGCACGTGCTGGAGCTGCTCGAGGAGGCGACCCGGGCGTAG